One Veillonellales bacterium genomic window, TGGCTTCCAGCATAACGGACTGCTGCAGCCGTGTAAAGCTGATCTCCACTGCGCTGATTGCCAGAGGATGGCAAAGCGGGATAAGCTGATGTGTCTGTTTGGCAGCCATAATGCCCGCCAAGCGAGCCACTTCCAAAACGTTTCCTTTGGCAATCTGCAAATCATAAATTTTTTCCAGGGTTTCTATTTTCATAAAAACTTGTCCGCCTGCCACTGCCTGGCGATAAGTAACAGCTTTATCACTAACATCAACCATCTGACTTTCTCCCCAAGCATTAAAATGGGTAAATTCCGCCATAATTCTCTCCTTTTATTTCCCAAATGAACAATGAGGATATCGACAGCCTTCTACACATTGACGGCATAACCCCCCATGCCCCAGCGATGCGATATATTGGCGGGTAATATTTTCGCCTGCCAGCACTTTTGGTAAAACTATATCAAGTACAGTCACTTTGCTGAACATGCCGCAGGCAGGAATTCCCAGTATAGTTACATCCCCTAAATATGCCGCCATAAACATAGCACCAGGCAATACAGGCGTCCCATATACCGCAATTTTTGCCCCTGCCTTTTTAACCCCGGTCAGAGTAACGTCGTCAGGATCAACCGACATACCGCCGGTAATAAACACTATATCGTTGTTAGACGCTAATTTTTTTACATTCTCGGCAATCAGTTCGGCATCATCCGGCAAAAATATGGTTTGCGTAACCTGACTGCCCAAAACTTTAAATTTACTTTTAATGACAGCTTCAAATTTATCCTCGATAATACCCTGGTATACTTCATTACCGGTAATAATCAACCCTGCCTGCTTAGCTGCCAGATGAACAAGACGAATAAGCGGTTCCCCGGCAGATATTGCTTTAACCTCATTCATTATTTCTTCCGGCAATACCAGGGGTATGATTTTAACACTCGCCACTAGTTCACCAGTCTGAACCGGGCTATCATTATGGAGCGTGGACAGAGCTAATCCTTCCAGCAGATTGATCTGCAAAAGTCTTTCCCTATCAACTTTCAGCAAGCCATTGCCTGGAGCTTTTACATTAACCTTCCCTTCGGCAGCCTCCATGTAAGTTAACTCA contains:
- a CDS encoding molybdopterin-binding protein, with protein sequence MEVIDVGQALGMVLGQDLTRIVPGEFKGVAFKKGHIIKAEDIPLMRSMGKNNVYVMEIKPGYLHENDAAEQLVHLVVHSELTYMEAAEGKVNVKAPGNGLLKVDRERLLQINLLEGLALSTLHNDSPVQTGELVASVKIIPLVLPEEIMNEVKAISAGEPLIRLVHLAAKQAGLIITGNEVYQGIIEDKFEAVIKSKFKVLGSQVTQTIFLPDDAELIAENVKKLASNNDIVFITGGMSVDPDDVTLTGVKKAGAKIAVYGTPVLPGAMFMAAYLGDVTILGIPACGMFSKVTVLDIVLPKVLAGENITRQYIASLGHGGLCRQCVEGCRYPHCSFGK
- the moaC gene encoding cyclic pyranopterin monophosphate synthase MoaC, which encodes MAEFTHFNAWGESQMVDVSDKAVTYRQAVAGGQVFMKIETLEKIYDLQIAKGNVLEVARLAGIMAAKQTHQLIPLCHPLAISAVEISFTRLQQSVMLEATVKVSGRTGVEMEAMTAAAVTALTIYDMCKAVDRSMVIANICLLRKEGGKSGLFEREDNPCQER